A region of the Hydra vulgaris chromosome 12, alternate assembly HydraT2T_AEP genome:
aTGAAAACAGATCTGCAATATTGATTAATCTGCATCGTTTTTTAGggtcaaaaacatttttttcttttaaacataaactatcatgattaaaataattaaaataagaaataactaataacgacttgttaaaatatttcaaatatttatgttattttaaatatttatgttattttaaatatttatgttattttaaatatttatgctattttttaGCTAATGACTCACCATCGTGTCAACTCATGCAAAAGTTTGAAGAGATTCCGAAATCGAAAACTGATTCTTTCATATTCTTTCCTTCTTGTATTAAAGTCAACCGGTGTAGTGGTTGCTGCAATACTGACATAATGGAATGCGTCGCATTAACAAACTCATCTCTCTTTATTGACGTTTACAAAGTACCAACTAATggttagaaaattaaatttgaacaaaaaagttttttgttattagtttaaaccatttgttaataaaaaaaatgatttctctgacatttgatttgtttttgtttttcatgattttttattttaggcaaCCGCCCTTACTTATACCGAGTTAGCTACTTTAATGACGAATCGTGTGGTTGTCAgtgtaaaataaagaaagagaATTGTTCACCAAAACAAATCTATGACGAAGGAAACTGTGAGTGCTTATGCAATTCAAAGCCTAAAGCTTGTTCCAGTAAACAGCAGGTgcgaaaatattttaaactaagttttaatgACGAtgattaaatatctttttactgACAAAACTAACTTTTGTTTAGTGGTCAGACATTACCTGTGATTGCACTTGCAAAGAAGTCAAATCTTGCAGCGGAGGAAACTTTTGGAACGACATTACCTGTCAgtgcgaaaaaaaaattaaaacaaaaaaataaaacaaatatataagtattatttttttcttggtattttttttttgggataTAGGCaaggaaacaatttttttaacttttgttcttaaaatataattaagaaGAGTTTatcgttttctaaaatttcaatCTCGTATGACCCCAGTAAAAAAGAGCGCATAAGAGTTATTTATACcataaaaaaagctataaaagatGCCTAAAGTGACACATATCTCAACTTTGCAGCCAATtaatcttttacaaataaattagtgtattatagtttatattttactgcattttggtgaaaaaaatgttattacttaGTATTAGAGGATATTTTGCTACAAGAATCAAATCAGCGCAATTTTCAGGAACTTTGTTATATGACAACTTTGTTATATGACTTTGTTATATGACTTTGTTATAAGTACAAACACTCATATGGGAAACACCTAGCAATTGAAAGTATATGAAAGCACCTTTAGATTGTAGCTGCACTACGTTTACTTAGAACAATTCTTATCACAACTTAATTAAGCTACAAGCTAATGTTGTATAAAGTCTAGCTGCGCATTGCAATTCAGAAGAAATAATGTTGTCATAAGTTAAACAAAAGTCTGAGAATGTGTATTGAGTTgcgaactttttattttattttttatttatcttatcaAAGCTTTATTTCGATTTCAGAAAGATAATTTTATGCAATCttttactttaaacaaatagtaactgtattaaaacttaaaatagatTCTTTTCTGTTTCTAAATGGATTCGTATCTCTCCGAATGTCATAAAAGAGTTGAAAGATATCTTTAAATCTAGATGAATTGAATATTGAAGAAAGTACATTTAATAaatcttctttctttttaagttctgtaagcttttttaaaatcattttttctttggTTGTGAAAACGCGTGATTTTGGTTTTACATTACCTGCTTCTTATTAACTGCAAACTACCGAcgataaacattattttagaaGGTTTGCACCTTACGCTGCGCTTAAAAGTGCatttgattttgtaataaaagacATTCTAGCGGAACCTGTTTCCGATTATTTAAAAAGGGCttttgcaatatcttttttgaattaaatataagcatcaatatctaaaaattacttcattTAATATGCTTTCTTATCATAAAAGACAAAAACGAAAATTGTGTTAAAGATAGCAGGTTTAAACTTTctcttatttttttgtatttctgaTATAGTCAATGAGAATATTACTGGGCAAATAGTTTTCAACATCTTCTTACTCCACGCAATGAATGGCAgtttattttactgttgaaataaacagaattttatcacctactatttttaataattaaaacatgaaCTATTAATTAATCTAAAACCAAGTCGCTTAAACTTTGAATTGGACGCTTCTCAAgacatattttgaaaaatgataagaaaataattcaattatataaaaaaacttttccttcTCTATTTGTGATGTTTAGTGCAGCTGGCtatcataaaaacatttcacTTCTGGACACCAGCGTGTAACTTTGCATAGTGATAGTGGACGGTatgagcaacaaaaaaatagcGAGACACAAACTTGTTATGCATCTGGAATCGTTTTACAGATGAATTATTCAAAATGGCCAATGGCGGCCATTTTGAATGTATTTAAATGGTCATAACTGTAGAACTAGTAGTGATATCCACTTCAAATAAACATCGATTTGTTCTAAGAGAAAAGTTACATAAAACTGACTGAAatcaatgttttgaaatttcaagATGGCTGCCATCGGCCatcttgaaagtttttaaatggtCATAACTTTAGAACTAGTAGTGACATCCACTTAAAATAAACGCCGTCTTGTTCGATGATGTAACAAGAAActcatatttacatatttacataaatttacgCATTTACATAATTACAATACACTTTTGGATTACAATTCGTCATGGAAGGAGATCTGGAGAACATGGTCGAATTCTGGGTCTTCTTCAACTTCTAGTTCTTCATATGAATCACCATTTGTTTCTTTGTAACAATAGCCGTTACATGCACACAGCTTAGTGCATGGTAAACCATGTCGTTTACATGAACAGTTTTTACACTCAGTTTTGCACGAACAACGAATCAGTTCCTGGCAATGTCGAGAAATCTCCGGCAGAGTGCACCAAAGTGGTGTATAGCACTCATCAGCAGTATCTTTCCATCCCCATTCAGTGGGTAAATATCCTGGAGTAACAGCAGACAAGCATTGTTTCCATAAGTGTGCCTGCAGTGCTGCTCTCTTTGTGTGCTGCAGAAGAGCGTCTGCAGTCGGCGGAATGTTTTCAATTGCTCTATTCTTTATGGTGTAGAGTATACGGCGGCATTCGTTTACGCCAGCAGCGGTTGATGATCGATCGTACATCAATACTACAAATCGCTCAATGGCCTTCATTGCCGTATCAGTTAAGACATCATTTTTTAAGTCTGACGTGGAAAGATTGTGAAATGCAGCATCAACTACTCGGTAGTTCATCCACGCTTTCCATGCCGTTCGTTTTCCAATCCCACAGAATGTTGATACTGTGTCACATCCGGTGAAGGCATGGAAGAATGGTAAATTTGACGATACACCATCTGGAATGTGTTGATGTAGATGGTGAACTCCTATCATTCGTCTTCCTTTTCCAACTCCAAAATCAATCCACAACTCTTTCACTCCAATCATCTGGCTAAACACAGAGAGAGCTATAACGACCACATCGGAGTCCACAGTGCGTATAGTTATAGTTAAGTTGCCATTTTTCAGTGCATGATTAGCATGGAGCAAAAGACGGCCATCTGCCTCTTCAGCACTACAAGGAGATATGGACGATACATCTAAATCTTGTTGACTGGCACATGCAGTTTCTTCAATGGTACAAACAATAACTTTTCCAACTACGGATTGCGTTAAAACGAATCTGGAAATAAGGCCGAACAGTTGCGTCTTATTGAAGTCCACAGATAGgaatttgtcaaacttttttgGAATAAGTGTACCCATTGTGACGTTTATGCGTTGCCCTGATCCACGATCTTCCCGTGTTTCGGACTTCAAGCTTTTTGGGACATACCGATCAAAAACAATGTCAAGGCGCTGCACGGATCTCAGAAGTCTGTCCACGAATGGTCCAATCACATTTTCGCAGTAGTCAGAGAATGTCTTTGACGATCTCGGGTGAAGCATGTGTACGAGTGCTGCACCATCAACAATCAGAGCAGAAACCTTATAGTCAAGGTTGAAGTCTTGTTGTTTCTCGCTACCATACTGTTCCAAACAAATGAGGACATCTGATTTGCTGGTGGCCTTACGCTTCCTTCCGAATTCAGAAATTGACGGTGGATAACGGTTGTTTTCGTGTGAAAAGAAATCCTCTATATCACTAACACGATTTTGACTTGCTACATACATTTTACAAAAGTAGTTGGAGTCATGTTTAAGATCAGCgattttagttttatgtttgGAACCTGGAATTTTCAAACTGTGGAACAAttcaaatttgtttcttttcaaAGGCTCATGAATTGACTTTTGTCTGGACACAAGACGGTCAGCTACGTACTCGTTGTATTGCTGTTGCCCTGTGATCTTGGCTTCTTGAACAGTTTTTTCGGCTGAATTGGACATTATAATCTTATGGTTGTCTGCTGTCTGCAGTAACTGCTCCGCAAAAGGATTCCCATCATCGCGCATAGATTTCACCACTTCAGACACGTGATGAAGATAACGAGTCTGAAAACTATTTCTGTCTTCATGATGGTGTTGATAACCCAAAGAAGTGGAACTGCGAACTTCATTCTCAAACTCATTAATCATTCGAGAAATTTCTGGACCAGCCACCATCCACTTAAGAAGAGCAGTTTCGTTATGAAGTACATTGATTGCTCCTTCGTCACTCTTGATCAATTTGTTGTTCTGTTCATGAAGCTGGTCATCAGACATGGCAGAGAAGTCCGCGTTAGTTTTCCTACTTGTGAAGTGGCCCTTTTTGAATTCCTCAAACACATAAGGGTGTCGGACAGGTAGCTCTTCCAAGGTTTTGATGAAAACCGGCAACCAGCGAGAGTAATTAGTTAGATCAAGTGCGAAGAACCACGGAGCAATCTGCTTTAGCATTCGCACGTACTCCTCGAAGTTTGGTTCGCGAATACTGCGCACAAAACTCAGTAGCAGGCTCTCCAACTCCATAACGGTTTGCCAATAAAGAAACTGATTAGATTCGTTGCTCTTCCTGGAAATCCACTCTTCCAATGACTCAACAAAGTCCTTACAATCTAGCTTACACGCCTCATCACGAAGAATGAAAAGAGATGCCAGGCTCACTTCGTGCGCATATCTTGTTCTCTTTATGTGCGACGATTTAAGCAGCGACTCACTCCTTCCAATGCTAGCAACCTCTGCTTTTATGAACATTTCAGTCCAACCACTGCCCTTCAACCACTTTCCAATCATGTTTTGAATGGCCATTTCAATATGGAGTCCACCCATCATAATGACTATTTTATCCTCTCCATAAACATCCGGAAACTTCCATTGTATATACTTTGCAACTGCGTACACGGGCTGATCACCAGTTATAACAGCACCTTGTTTGTTATTGACAGCACtcgttatttttattattacatccATCAAATGGCGTACTGTTGCTGGAGACTGAATGTGATCTGTTAGCAATGGCAATAGTATGTTATGACATGGAAAGGTTGCTGGATGCATATTTCTTTCCGCATGGAAAGCAGCGaatgaagttttatttgttgatgTGTTATACACAGACTCCTGCACAGAATTTAGCCAAGGTGTCAACTGCTCAATGGTTATTGGATCACTAGCAATAGGTGATGCATTCACGGTGGTCATTAGTGGTTCGGAAACAACATTATTCGTTGCAGGGAGAGTGGTGTATGTATCCGGCAATTTGCTATTGATTTTCCTAGACCAAAGGAGTCCTTCTGAAGTGGATTTTGAATTTGAATGGGGAGTATCCGGATGCTGAATAATTGTGACGCTAGAGCCGGGGAATGAATCGTTAGATGTAGTTGAAGATGGATTGTGATCAATATTGTCTATCGCAGCTGTTGTAAAAACACCTTCAGACAGGCAACTTGGTATCACATGACCTATTTGCACATAAAATTTGCACTTTTCATTAGTCAAACTTGATTCAATTTCTTGAACTCGGTCATATGAAATACTTAAACCTAGAGAATTCAATTTGTCGACAACTGATCTTTTCCGAGTGCAGTTATGGATCATCAAACCAAGGTACACGGCCAATGGAGTTTCTTGGTTTGCTTGATGACGTATTTGTTGAGGTCTGTTGGCTCTGCTACGCTTTACACTATTAAATCGAATTAACTGTGCAATGGAATAAGCAGCTTCCTGCTCGGGTGCGGAAGCAGGTGAACCATTGTCGATATTGTAGCCTCCTAAAAGagtattaacaaaatttacaagGGAAGGTGGCACACAATCACGAGATCCAAAGTCGCCTATAAGCGAGCCGCTGAATTTGGGAAACTCTCTAAACATATCTCTACGGAGAATACCAGCTGCCTGAGCAATGCAAATACCGTCCGACATATCGTTGAAGTTGCAAGCATCACGTATGGCATTACCCACATCTGGCTCAAAGCTTAAGATGACTTCTTTACCACACTTGTCTTCCCTCAAACCAGGAACTAAGGAAATTAAATCGTCCTTCAGTCTAGTTCGGTTGATAGACTCAGACTGAACTCCGAGACTCGACATACGATCTGCACAAAGTTTATTGATGTCAGACAGCTTAAAAACAGGGGATGATGTACCATATATAAACATCTCTTCCATGTAACTAACCAATTCCGCAATGACAGAGCCATAAGTCAATCGATAGAGATTGTGTTCATCATTGCTAAAGGAGCGCTCATGACTGCGGGCTCTGTTGAGAAATCCCCTGTAACAGTCTTTATGATATTTGACTTCGAGTGCTATGAAATCTTGGTTTGCTATTTTGTTAAGCAGATTTGTGTCCTGCATTTCAATGGCTAGAGCATACACTTTTGGGCCAATTTCTTTTGTGCTTGCCTGTACTAAGGGGTTGCCTGTCACAGATTCACCATCACAAAACcaacaacaactttttatgtCAACTGCTTTACATGAGGATCGCATGCACCTAGCAGAGCTCTGGGCGTTTTCGGAATCATCTTGCACATTTTGGTTTCTCTCAATGATTCTCTGCAGTTTCTAAGAGTCGTACTTGTTTCGGCAAAGCTTGTGGTACTTTGCCTTATTAACAATTAATGCGTGCAATAACTCCTTTCCATCACTTATTTTATCCAAGCGAATAGTTGGTGGCAAAGCTTCATGATTATCGAACTCGATCAAGTTTTCACTTAGAGTTTTATAACCTGCCTCTTTGGGAATTATAAGAGGTTCCGGTGAAACACGCTGACACAAAATGCACAATTCCCAATTGATATCACGCACAGGAACAAGTACCTCAGGAACTTGTGTGACATCAACAAGCtctatttttcttcttttactgGTAGACATGATTGTTATTAAAACTGAAAGAAATGAAAAGCGCATCACGAAATAAGCATACAGAGTAATACAACATACAGAGCATACAAGtaaataccttaaaaaaataatttacatatatacaaataaacttggtaatattaataattatattattaatagtaataataataataatagtaatacagtaattacaataaataaaataaatcaatattacgttttatacaataatcatttatacatacatagctacagttacaaacagtaaaaaattgacaaaacgtaacaattaacgatgacataaaaacgactactactaaaaaaattatatagattTAGTAAATATGTTAAtcataattgttaaaatatgaaAACCATAATATATTGTACAATAACACAATaacacaataaacaaaaaaaacaaaaacagaaaaacactgtgaaaaacaaaaaccaaaaaaagggATAAACATTACAAACAAAGCTACCGCTAAAAAAGTACAAAGCATAATAATGTAATCAAGCAAACtagtaacaataaataattcataaaacatagaatgaaaaaaagaaacactTTATAAAACTAACATGATGGAGTAAATAACTAgcaaatgattttaatgattaGCAACAAATAATAAGTAAAGCTATATGCACTACATAtactaaaaactaaagaaaagaaaatatcgTTACATAACGGAAAACATCATTGCATAGCTAAATAAAACTAccttaaaataaatcataatatGAAATGAATAACTAAcgaaatatgaaaaaagtaaaaacaatataaaatcttGTTATGCCGAGTTTTCCCAAATTTTCGAATGTTTTCTTTcctttttcattcatttttaaacttttttttgtttattattattttcgttacttttgtagtttattttatatcCTTTCAAATAGTTCgttcttttttcttctttttagatatttcgttttttctttataattgattatatttttgaaaaactaaagcAAAATATCTCCtgatttattgatttttctttttcttttttcacgctttaaaaattattcatagtTGTTAATAAAAAGTGTCCACCGTTTGCGATGTCATTGCAAAGTTCAATCATTAACAACGTgccatgtttttatttattcgtCCGTTATTCGTCCGAATTTGGTTATTACTACGACCGTGACGTAATATAATGGCGTCAACAAGACACAAATCTTTCTTATCTTTAAAGACCAATTTAACCAATTTTATTCGCTTAACGGTTTGTGTCTCGATTGTTTTACAAACAGGaatatataaacttaagttGTGCAAAAGGATTTGTTGGTGTCCGGCAGTGAAATATTGTTACGTAAAAAAGCATCAACCGACTGCACTAGTTCTATTATTCTGCTCTAAGCAAGTAACCTTTCtacttaattttcttttatcaagCTTGGTTAAAGATTTATTcttcttgatttaaatttagtaaattaatttttagtaaatttaatacaaagttTGTTTACTGCCAGGTATAACGTAATTAGTGATCAAACAGCTTAGAACTGTAAGGAACCTAAACCAATAAAACCTAATAATTTATGAGTTATAGATGCATTTTAATGGTGTTTTCATTTTTGACATtatgtttcaaaataattaatccATTTTATGAGCAAACTTCAATTTGAAATACAAATTTGCGAAaagcttctctttctttttttaatcaagatattgttaaattttgttattgttcACTCGAATCTAATGTTGAAcaactaacttttattttaatttgtattttaaacaaaaaactttttttgtgtgttttcaaatataaaatatttttgggtTCAATTTGTAGTTCTcatagaaaatttaatataaaaaaatcaaaatcggaattaaaaatgctaaaatgttactttttcgAATTAACTATTTTCtgaatttaaacttaaaactcaAGCTCAAATTAGCAtaacttttatttcataaaaaatctatctGTTATATAAAAGTAGCATTTCTTGGAAAGTATTAAAGCACTAAAATGTAAAGTGCAGCTagcattttaatattgtttatttgtaaTTGAATTGGCGTCGTCAATACGATAATAATGAAAGCATACCCCccttcgttttttttttgttttttattttagttgatgttttattcataaaaatgttACAATCCTTTATAATTAGAACAAAAGCTTTGTTAAACgcattttgaatttctttttgtattgcaattaaatcttgtaaaaaagctttttgttttaaaactaaaactttaccTCAAATATTTTTCCGACAtatcaaaaaattgaacaaGAGTAAACTaagtgacattttttgttttctatgtGTTTATTTCAACTAAACAATTCAGAATTTTTGAAACATGATTTTGTAagtatattacatttttaataataatacttatttcaattaattaaaaaatacaattgttaataattaaaaatacaat
Encoded here:
- the LOC100201588 gene encoding vascular endothelial growth factor A isoform X3; the encoded protein is MDIVIKLLFCMIIFTEINAVKKNDKISRYRDIEISKRIIQKLNRIKSFAQFIEEFDIEPPKRSFESMMMASNYPEPRESYNMAGLHGESRESYMLGGLNAANDSPSCQLMQKFEEIPKSKTDSFIFFPSCIKVNRCSGCCNTDIMECVALTNSSLFIDVYKVPTNGNRPYLYRVSYFNDESCGCQCKIKKENCSPKQIYDEGNCECLCNSKPKACSSKQQWSDITCDCTCKEVKSCSGGNFWNDITCQCEKKIKTKK
- the LOC100201588 gene encoding vascular endothelial growth factor A isoform X4 — protein: MDIVIKLLFCMIIFTEINAVKKNDKISRYRDIEISKRIIQKLNRIKSFAQFIEEFDIEPPKRSFESMMMASNYPEPRESYNMAGLHGANDSPSCQLMQKFEEIPKSKTDSFIFFPSCIKVNRCSGCCNTDIMECVALTNSSLFIDVYKVPTNGNRPYLYRVSYFNDESCGCQCKIKKENCSPKQIYDEGNCECLCNSKPKACSSKQQWSDITCDCTCKEVKSCSGGNFWNDITCQCEKKIKTKK
- the LOC100201588 gene encoding vascular endothelial growth factor A isoform X5, translated to MDIVIKLLFCMIIFTEINAVKKNDKISRYRDIEISKRIIQKLNRIKSFAQFIEEFDIEPPKRSFESMMMASNYPESRESYMLGGLNAANDSPSCQLMQKFEEIPKSKTDSFIFFPSCIKVNRCSGCCNTDIMECVALTNSSLFIDVYKVPTNGNRPYLYRVSYFNDESCGCQCKIKKENCSPKQIYDEGNCECLCNSKPKACSSKQQWSDITCDCTCKEVKSCSGGNFWNDITCQCEKKIKTKK